From Rhodococcus sp. B7740, one genomic window encodes:
- a CDS encoding alpha/beta hydrolase family protein gives MPELEGPDAPADIDLGGGVAFLHTPAIPSRGGLALTHGAGGNCESPLLQRIAAVWTAAGFTVLRFDLPFRVRKPKGPPHPSRSAEDRLGISVAVERLRAETDGFIAFGGHSYGGRQGSMIAAERPGLVDGLVLTSYPLHPPGKPEKVRTQHLPELRTPAVVVHGTKDPFGTTAELSAALALVPAPTLLVDIEGAGHDLAPVRYDAATKTLAGATSLFAAPTSDSSVDVPLFDPSR, from the coding sequence ATGCCTGAACTCGAAGGTCCCGACGCCCCCGCCGACATCGATCTCGGCGGGGGTGTCGCCTTTCTGCACACGCCCGCGATTCCGTCACGGGGCGGCCTGGCTCTCACCCACGGTGCGGGCGGCAACTGCGAGTCGCCGCTGTTGCAGCGCATCGCCGCAGTATGGACGGCAGCCGGGTTCACGGTGCTGAGGTTCGACCTCCCCTTTCGGGTACGCAAACCCAAAGGACCGCCGCACCCGTCCCGCTCGGCCGAGGACCGGCTGGGTATCTCCGTGGCCGTCGAACGCCTCCGCGCCGAGACAGACGGATTCATCGCGTTCGGTGGGCATTCCTACGGTGGCAGGCAAGGGTCGATGATCGCGGCCGAACGACCGGGCCTCGTCGACGGGCTCGTGCTGACGTCCTACCCCTTGCACCCGCCGGGCAAGCCGGAGAAGGTTCGTACCCAACACCTTCCGGAACTGCGAACACCGGCTGTGGTGGTGCACGGCACGAAGGACCCGTTCGGCACCACTGCCGAGCTGAGCGCTGCGCTCGCGCTCGTCCCGGCACCCACACTGCTCGTCGACATCGAGGGCGCAGGCCACGACCTCGCTCCGGTCAGGTACGACGCGGCGACGAAAACCCTTGCCGGTGCCACCTCGTTGTTCGCTGCCCCGACGTCCGATTCGTCCGTTGACGTCCCGCTCTTCGACCCGTCACGCTGA
- a CDS encoding GNAT family N-acetyltransferase: MTVRVATLGDAHRVAEVAASTFPLACPPGTRPDDIEQFISNVLSAEHFEHYIADPNRAVLIDETVDAHVVGYAMLVSGTPTDPDIRTTLSHEPTIEISKLYVEPTQHGSGAAGRLMSSSLSHARESGCAAAWLGVNQQNVRAQKFYTKHGFQIVGTKKFVVGVQTHDDYVMEVRL; the protein is encoded by the coding sequence GTGACCGTGCGGGTAGCAACACTCGGCGATGCACATCGCGTCGCCGAGGTGGCCGCGTCGACCTTTCCGCTCGCCTGCCCGCCGGGAACCCGGCCCGACGACATCGAGCAATTCATCTCGAACGTGCTGTCGGCCGAGCACTTCGAGCACTACATCGCCGACCCGAACAGAGCCGTCCTGATCGACGAAACTGTGGACGCTCACGTGGTGGGCTACGCGATGCTCGTGTCGGGGACGCCCACGGACCCGGATATTCGCACCACCCTGTCGCACGAGCCGACTATCGAGATCAGCAAACTCTACGTGGAACCGACCCAGCACGGCAGCGGAGCCGCAGGCCGACTGATGTCGTCGTCTCTGAGCCACGCACGCGAATCCGGTTGTGCGGCAGCATGGTTGGGTGTCAATCAACAGAACGTACGGGCACAGAAGTTCTACACCAAACACGGCTTCCAGATCGTGGGCACCAAGAAATTCGTCGTCGGCGTCCAGACACACGACGACTACGTCATGGAGGTGAGGCTGTGA
- the msrB gene encoding peptide-methionine (R)-S-oxide reductase MsrB, with translation MSSATDNNSAPAVQLTDAQWREKLTPEEYAVLRQAGTERPGVGEYTDTTTEGIYECRACGAELFRSTEKFESHCGWPSFFDPADTDAVILKEDTSLGMRRVEVICRTCHSHLGHVFEGEGYPTPTDQRYCINSISLTLKPAS, from the coding sequence ATGAGTTCAGCTACCGACAACAATTCCGCCCCGGCCGTCCAGCTCACCGATGCACAGTGGCGCGAGAAGCTGACCCCCGAGGAGTATGCGGTGCTGCGGCAGGCAGGCACCGAGCGCCCAGGAGTCGGGGAATACACCGACACCACCACCGAAGGCATCTACGAATGCCGCGCCTGCGGTGCCGAACTGTTCCGCAGCACCGAGAAGTTCGAGTCGCACTGCGGCTGGCCGTCGTTCTTCGACCCGGCCGACACCGACGCCGTCATCCTCAAGGAGGACACCTCGCTCGGAATGCGCCGCGTCGAGGTCATCTGCCGCACCTGCCACAGCCACCTCGGCCACGTCTTCGAAGGGGAGGGCTACCCCACGCCGACCGACCAGCGGTACTGCATCAACTCGATTTCGTTGACACTCAAGCCTGCATCCTGA
- a CDS encoding pyrimidine reductase family protein — MQLLDNGTYFTSEQAADSAPAVGSILDDDAIRALYSYPTQLDRPWIRTNFVASIDGSVTAEGKSAGLGTPADARLFGILRELCDAVLVGAGTARAENYGGVSLSAEAKARRVAGGLEPVPTIVVVTASGSIDADSRLVTDADVQPVVLTSAAADSSTVAALRSAGATVIGVSGESVSTGDIVATLSDLGFRRILCEGGPGLFGQLVSDGAADELCLTTSPMLVAGEAGRIAHAGVASDTPMHRAHVLGDADGTLLTRWVRRP; from the coding sequence ATGCAGCTTCTCGATAATGGGACCTACTTCACATCGGAGCAGGCAGCCGACTCCGCGCCCGCCGTCGGCTCGATCCTCGACGACGATGCCATCCGTGCCCTGTACTCCTACCCCACACAACTGGACCGACCGTGGATCCGCACGAACTTCGTCGCCAGCATCGACGGATCGGTCACCGCTGAAGGTAAGTCGGCGGGCCTGGGAACCCCCGCGGACGCCCGACTGTTCGGCATTCTGCGTGAACTCTGCGACGCCGTACTGGTCGGTGCCGGAACCGCTCGCGCCGAGAACTACGGCGGCGTCTCGCTGTCCGCCGAAGCGAAGGCACGGCGGGTTGCCGGTGGACTCGAACCGGTTCCGACGATCGTGGTGGTGACCGCCTCCGGTTCCATCGATGCGGATTCTCGATTGGTCACCGACGCCGACGTGCAGCCGGTGGTGCTGACCTCCGCGGCGGCGGACAGCTCGACGGTGGCCGCGCTTCGTTCGGCGGGTGCGACGGTGATCGGGGTGTCCGGCGAATCGGTGTCGACCGGCGACATCGTTGCGACGCTGAGCGACCTCGGATTCCGCCGCATCCTGTGCGAGGGCGGACCGGGACTGTTCGGGCAACTCGTCTCCGACGGGGCGGCGGACGAGTTGTGTCTGACGACCTCGCCGATGTTGGTCGCAGGAGAGGCGGGCCGTATCGCCCACGCAGGCGTCGCGTCCGACACGCCCATGCACCGGGCACACGTTCTGGGCGATGCGGACGGAACGCTGCTCACGCGCTGGGTTCGTCGCCCATGA
- a CDS encoding TIGR02611 family protein: MDTAKVKHRRFRARIAENKSLDLAYRITIGVVGTVVLVLGVLAIPYPGPGWLIVFAGLGILASEFAWAKSALRFVRKRYDAFMAGFSEQSMFVKGLGVLFTTVVVLATLWLLGTFALVGGWIGLDWTWLESPI, translated from the coding sequence ATGGACACAGCCAAGGTGAAGCATCGGCGCTTCCGGGCGCGCATCGCCGAGAACAAGTCGCTCGATCTCGCGTACCGGATAACGATCGGTGTCGTCGGAACGGTCGTGCTGGTGTTGGGTGTACTCGCCATTCCGTACCCGGGGCCCGGGTGGCTGATCGTGTTCGCGGGTCTGGGCATCCTGGCCTCGGAATTCGCGTGGGCCAAGAGTGCGCTGCGGTTCGTCCGCAAGAGATACGACGCATTCATGGCGGGGTTCTCCGAGCAATCGATGTTCGTCAAGGGCCTCGGCGTTCTGTTCACCACCGTGGTCGTGCTGGCCACGCTGTGGCTGCTGGGAACGTTCGCGTTGGTCGGAGGCTGGATCGGGCTCGACTGGACGTGGCTCGAAAGCCCGATCTGA
- a CDS encoding alpha/beta hydrolase, translating into MTQKRTFLAAVLVLATMCAACGAGPSLRPDVAVEQRSPGQPAETSADAPPEPVALAVPATDLAWTDCTTATLGTFGLTSTTPGLTLECAEYEADVDASGQMFGTFAVGALRARLDRTPTDAGPLVFTSGSDRSSIATLATMAAGPLATLLEAHPIVAVDRRGIGRSTAVDCIDPTTKTDVDALGQFTRSDADSVDRAVDAGRDATIECTDTLQPQELAFGTTYAADDLDRLRQLWSVEQIGLIGSGNGALTALAYAAKFPANISRLILDSPAGVGADQITLAEQRTQGKEAAFGAFAQRCVALNCSLGPDPTAAVAQLLRRAAGGEFSPLSTHEILDGITFALASTAGDASSRATGLAAALSSAAGSDTTALSALAERGRNAYGTDGQFVSRCTDGQQWPSPQGVRDLTSQWTDRYPIYGTDAALTALLCSSWPTAPSTPLPTSLDVPVLVLSNAGDPIVGNGGLSSVTGLVGATGAGVASAAWQGSGHPSLGGSQCLQSAAVNYARDTALPTDGTVCPA; encoded by the coding sequence GTGACGCAGAAACGAACGTTCCTCGCCGCGGTCCTCGTCCTCGCCACGATGTGCGCGGCCTGCGGTGCCGGCCCGTCGCTCCGACCCGACGTCGCGGTGGAACAACGATCCCCCGGTCAACCGGCGGAAACCTCGGCGGACGCGCCACCGGAACCGGTCGCGCTTGCCGTTCCCGCTACCGATCTCGCCTGGACCGACTGCACCACAGCCACACTCGGCACCTTCGGGCTCACCTCCACCACCCCCGGGCTGACACTCGAATGCGCAGAGTACGAAGCCGACGTCGATGCCAGCGGGCAGATGTTCGGCACCTTCGCCGTCGGCGCGCTGCGAGCTCGGCTCGACCGAACACCCACCGATGCGGGACCGCTGGTGTTCACGTCCGGTTCGGATCGGTCCTCGATTGCCACGTTGGCGACGATGGCCGCCGGCCCGCTCGCGACGCTGCTCGAGGCCCATCCGATCGTCGCGGTGGATCGACGCGGCATCGGCCGATCCACCGCCGTCGACTGCATCGACCCGACGACCAAAACGGACGTCGACGCGCTGGGGCAGTTCACCAGATCCGATGCCGACAGCGTCGACCGCGCTGTCGACGCCGGTCGTGACGCCACGATCGAGTGCACCGACACGTTGCAGCCGCAGGAGCTCGCCTTCGGAACCACTTACGCCGCCGACGATCTCGACCGTCTGCGTCAACTCTGGAGCGTGGAACAGATCGGCCTGATCGGCTCGGGCAACGGCGCGCTCACCGCGTTGGCCTACGCAGCGAAGTTTCCGGCCAACATCTCGCGCTTGATCCTGGACTCACCGGCCGGAGTGGGTGCCGACCAGATCACGTTGGCAGAGCAGCGGACACAGGGCAAGGAAGCAGCGTTCGGTGCGTTCGCGCAGCGATGCGTCGCGCTGAACTGCTCCCTCGGCCCCGACCCGACGGCCGCCGTCGCGCAGCTGCTCCGACGCGCCGCCGGTGGCGAATTCTCACCGCTGTCCACCCACGAAATTCTCGACGGCATCACCTTCGCCCTCGCCTCGACAGCAGGCGACGCGTCGTCTCGGGCCACCGGGCTCGCCGCCGCCCTGTCCTCGGCTGCCGGGTCCGACACCACCGCGTTGTCCGCCCTCGCCGAGCGAGGCCGCAACGCCTACGGCACCGACGGGCAATTCGTGTCTCGGTGCACGGACGGGCAGCAGTGGCCATCACCGCAGGGCGTTCGCGACCTGACATCGCAGTGGACCGACCGCTATCCGATCTACGGCACCGATGCTGCACTGACGGCGTTGCTGTGCTCGTCCTGGCCGACGGCTCCGTCCACTCCCCTGCCCACCTCTCTGGACGTTCCGGTATTGGTCCTGTCCAACGCAGGCGACCCGATCGTCGGCAACGGCGGACTGTCCTCGGTCACCGGGTTGGTCGGTGCGACCGGTGCAGGCGTCGCCTCGGCTGCATGGCAGGGCAGCGGGCATCCGAGCCTGGGCGGATCGCAGTGTCTGCAGAGCGCAGCGGTGAACTATGCACGCGACACCGCGCTTCCGACCGACGGCACGGTCTGCCCCGCCTGA
- a CDS encoding glycosyltransferase family 87 protein codes for MSLSFLEPRSGRTTAEVIKYALWPIAIMTVIQRVVIKAVNGDITNDFNPVYSAALAFLNRQPVYTANFDSVDPHYLYQPSATMLLSPIAVIDPERSRWLFILASTIAILLALYILLRIFGFRLDSVAAPALLLAAFVSETVTNTLVFTNFNGFVLLGEVAFLGFLLQRKDLSAGVAMGLTLAIKPMLAPLLLLPLMTRQWKVFITSIAIPVVMMAIAWPLSVDPMNFIDRTLPYLLQTRDYFNSAVVGNGRYYGVPELLTLGIRAVLGIMVLISLWLLYRYCREDRLFFFATTSGLILTAHWLLGSLGQMYYSMMLFPLLMTVVLKNSVLRNWPAWLAIYGFMNYDRWLSGRWIETGRALDYLRTTFGWALLIVVIFGVLVARWFAARSEGRLEDGIEPSYLLPSAPPAKTA; via the coding sequence GTGTCACTTAGCTTTCTGGAGCCGCGTTCGGGGCGGACGACCGCCGAGGTAATCAAGTACGCCCTGTGGCCGATCGCCATCATGACCGTCATCCAGCGCGTGGTGATCAAGGCGGTCAACGGTGACATCACCAACGACTTCAACCCGGTGTACAGCGCTGCCCTGGCATTTCTCAACCGTCAGCCGGTGTACACCGCGAACTTCGACTCCGTCGATCCGCACTACCTGTACCAACCGAGCGCGACGATGCTGCTGTCCCCCATCGCCGTCATCGACCCCGAGCGGTCTCGTTGGCTGTTCATCCTCGCCAGCACGATCGCCATTCTCCTGGCGTTGTACATCCTGTTGCGCATCTTCGGGTTCCGGCTCGATTCGGTCGCGGCCCCCGCTCTCCTGCTGGCCGCCTTCGTCAGCGAAACCGTCACCAACACGTTGGTGTTCACCAACTTCAACGGCTTCGTTCTGCTCGGCGAGGTGGCCTTCCTCGGGTTCCTCCTTCAGCGCAAGGACCTGTCGGCGGGCGTCGCCATGGGTTTGACTCTGGCGATCAAGCCGATGCTCGCGCCGCTCCTCCTGCTCCCGCTGATGACGCGTCAATGGAAGGTGTTCATCACCTCGATCGCCATTCCGGTCGTGATGATGGCCATCGCCTGGCCGTTGTCGGTGGATCCGATGAATTTCATCGATCGCACGCTGCCGTACCTGCTGCAGACTCGCGACTACTTCAACAGCGCAGTCGTCGGCAACGGCCGCTACTACGGTGTCCCCGAACTCCTCACCCTCGGAATACGAGCGGTACTGGGAATCATGGTTCTGATCTCGCTGTGGCTGCTCTACCGATACTGCCGCGAGGACCGTCTGTTCTTCTTCGCCACCACATCGGGGTTGATCCTCACCGCGCACTGGCTGCTGGGCTCGCTCGGCCAGATGTACTACTCGATGATGCTGTTCCCGCTGCTGATGACCGTCGTGCTGAAGAATTCGGTGCTGCGGAACTGGCCCGCCTGGCTCGCGATCTACGGGTTCATGAACTACGACCGATGGCTCTCTGGGCGCTGGATCGAAACCGGCCGGGCCTTGGACTACCTGCGCACCACCTTCGGCTGGGCACTGCTGATCGTCGTCATCTTCGGGGTCCTCGTCGCCCGCTGGTTCGCCGCACGCAGCGAAGGGCGGTTGGAGGACGGAATAGAACCCAGCTACCTACTGCCGAGCGCGCCACCAGCGAAAACGGCATAG
- the zapE gene encoding cell division protein ZapE: MPARLVDRNPVVPSDQLIAQMVPPAMFDDVSFSSYIPDPKEPTQAAAVAKAEEFANKVQKIRGKGKRGLFGKKTPAIGAGLYLDGGFGVGKTHLLASIYHSVPEPKAFGTFVELTHVVGALGFNKALEELSNHSVLCIDEFELDDPGDTMLVSRLLSELSQRGVSIVATSNTLPGQLGEGRFAAEDFMREIKKLGSIFESIRVDGPDYRHRDLPPAPEPTSEAELIDRADTVEGATLDDFDELLAHLSTLHPSRYGKLLDGIPAVFLKNVHPASDQAIALRLVVLADRLYDAGIPVTASGGKLDEIFTEEMLAGGYRKKYLRATSRLLALSRFAAVG; the protein is encoded by the coding sequence ATGCCCGCACGCCTTGTCGACCGAAATCCCGTGGTCCCCTCCGATCAGTTGATCGCGCAGATGGTCCCGCCGGCGATGTTCGACGACGTCAGTTTCTCCTCGTACATTCCCGACCCCAAGGAGCCGACGCAGGCTGCTGCGGTCGCGAAGGCCGAGGAGTTCGCGAACAAGGTGCAGAAGATCCGCGGCAAGGGCAAGCGAGGTCTGTTCGGCAAGAAGACCCCGGCCATCGGTGCAGGCCTGTACCTCGACGGCGGCTTCGGTGTCGGCAAGACTCACTTGCTCGCCTCGATCTACCACAGCGTTCCCGAGCCCAAGGCGTTCGGCACGTTCGTCGAGCTGACGCACGTGGTCGGTGCTCTGGGCTTCAACAAGGCCCTCGAAGAACTCTCCAACCACAGCGTGCTGTGTATCGACGAGTTCGAGCTCGACGATCCCGGCGACACGATGTTGGTCTCTCGGTTGCTCTCCGAGCTCTCGCAGCGCGGAGTGTCCATCGTCGCGACCTCGAACACCTTGCCCGGGCAGCTCGGTGAGGGTCGCTTCGCCGCCGAGGACTTCATGCGGGAGATCAAGAAACTCGGCTCGATCTTCGAGTCCATCCGGGTCGACGGACCCGACTACCGCCATCGCGACCTGCCCCCGGCTCCCGAGCCCACGTCCGAGGCCGAGCTGATAGACCGCGCCGATACCGTCGAGGGCGCAACCCTGGACGATTTCGACGAGCTGCTGGCGCATCTGAGCACGCTGCACCCCTCGCGCTACGGCAAGTTGCTCGACGGCATTCCTGCGGTGTTCCTGAAGAACGTGCACCCGGCATCGGATCAGGCCATCGCCCTGCGCCTGGTGGTCCTCGCCGATCGCCTGTACGACGCGGGTATCCCGGTGACGGCGTCGGGCGGCAAGCTCGACGAGATCTTCACCGAGGAGATGTTGGCCGGCGGCTACCGCAAGAAGTATCTGCGCGCCACGTCGCGGCTGCTCGCGTTGTCCCGGTTCGCCGCAGTCGGCTGA
- the thrS gene encoding threonine--tRNA ligase translates to MPVVAAVSPARIMVPAGTTAGTALRDTGLPNKGPDAIVVVRDPDGKLRDLSWAPQGDTEVEPVPANTEDGRSVIRHSAAHVLAQAVQDLFPDAKLGIGPFIKDGFYYDFDVQQPFTPEDLTALEKKMKQIVKAGQRFSRRVYESVKQAREELANEPYKLELIDDKSGIDDPEVMEVGGGELTAYDNLNPRTGERIWGDLCRGPHIPTTKYVPAFKLTRSSAAYWRGNQDNAGLQRIYGTAWESAEALDAHLELLAEAERRDHRKLGSELDLFSFPDELGSGLPVFHPKGGVIRNELENYSRQRHIEEGYEFVNTPHITKGHLYEVSGHLDWYRDGMFPAMHLDAELDENGDVRKPGQDYYLKPMNCPMHNLIFRSRGRSYRELPLRLFEFGSVYRYEKSGVIHGLTRVRGMTQDDAHIFCTREQMRGELTSTLEFVLGLLKDYGLDDFYLELSTRNPEKSVGSDEVWEEATNTLAEVAAASGLNLVPDPGGAAFYGPKISVQAKDALGRTWQMSTIQLDFNLPERFELEYTGSGGTKERPVMIHRALFGSIERFFGVLTEHYAGAFPAWLAPVQVVGIPVAEVYQDHLFAVVNELKKRGVRAEVDASDDRMQKKIFNQTAQKVPFMLLAGERDVEAGAVSFRFRDGTQVNGVPVEQAITVVTDWISQRNNASPTAELVQTEPAGVS, encoded by the coding sequence ATGCCCGTTGTCGCCGCTGTTTCGCCCGCCCGCATCATGGTGCCGGCCGGAACCACGGCAGGTACGGCGCTCCGCGACACCGGCCTGCCCAACAAGGGACCCGACGCGATCGTCGTCGTGCGCGATCCCGACGGCAAGCTCCGTGACCTGTCATGGGCACCGCAGGGCGACACCGAGGTCGAGCCCGTTCCGGCGAACACCGAGGACGGACGAAGCGTCATCAGGCACTCGGCTGCGCACGTACTGGCGCAGGCCGTTCAGGATCTCTTTCCCGACGCCAAGCTGGGCATCGGACCGTTCATCAAGGATGGCTTCTACTACGACTTCGACGTGCAGCAGCCGTTCACTCCCGAGGATCTGACGGCCCTCGAGAAGAAGATGAAGCAGATCGTCAAAGCCGGACAACGTTTCTCGCGTCGGGTGTACGAGTCGGTGAAGCAGGCCCGTGAGGAGTTGGCTAACGAGCCGTACAAGCTCGAGCTGATCGACGACAAGTCCGGCATCGACGATCCCGAGGTCATGGAGGTCGGCGGGGGTGAGCTGACCGCCTACGACAATCTCAATCCCCGGACCGGCGAGCGCATCTGGGGCGATCTGTGCCGCGGACCCCACATCCCCACCACCAAGTACGTGCCCGCGTTCAAGCTCACCCGCAGTTCGGCCGCCTACTGGCGCGGCAATCAGGACAATGCAGGCCTGCAGCGCATCTACGGAACGGCTTGGGAGTCTGCCGAAGCGCTCGATGCGCATCTCGAACTGCTGGCCGAGGCGGAGCGTCGCGATCACCGCAAGCTCGGATCCGAGCTGGACCTGTTCAGCTTTCCCGACGAACTGGGCTCCGGTCTTCCGGTGTTCCATCCGAAGGGTGGTGTGATCCGCAACGAGCTGGAGAACTACTCCCGCCAGCGGCACATCGAAGAGGGCTACGAGTTCGTCAACACCCCGCACATCACCAAGGGCCATCTCTACGAGGTCTCGGGTCACCTCGACTGGTACCGGGACGGCATGTTCCCGGCGATGCACCTGGACGCCGAACTCGACGAGAACGGCGACGTGCGCAAGCCCGGCCAGGACTACTACCTCAAGCCGATGAACTGCCCGATGCACAACCTGATCTTCCGCTCTCGCGGCCGTTCGTACCGCGAACTGCCGTTGCGCCTGTTCGAGTTCGGCTCGGTCTACCGCTACGAGAAGTCCGGCGTCATCCACGGTCTGACCCGGGTGCGCGGGATGACCCAGGACGACGCGCACATCTTCTGCACCCGCGAGCAGATGCGCGGCGAGCTCACCAGCACCCTCGAGTTCGTTCTCGGGCTGCTCAAGGACTACGGCCTCGACGACTTCTACCTCGAACTTTCCACTCGCAACCCGGAGAAGTCGGTCGGCAGCGACGAGGTCTGGGAAGAAGCGACCAACACCCTCGCCGAGGTGGCGGCTGCGTCGGGCCTGAACCTGGTGCCCGATCCGGGTGGTGCGGCGTTCTACGGACCGAAGATCTCGGTACAGGCCAAGGATGCGCTGGGGCGTACCTGGCAGATGTCGACCATTCAGCTCGACTTCAACCTGCCCGAACGCTTCGAACTCGAATACACCGGCTCGGGCGGAACCAAGGAACGCCCGGTGATGATTCACCGCGCGCTGTTCGGATCCATCGAGCGCTTCTTCGGAGTGCTCACCGAGCATTACGCGGGCGCGTTCCCGGCCTGGCTCGCACCGGTCCAGGTCGTGGGCATCCCGGTTGCCGAGGTCTACCAGGACCACCTGTTCGCGGTGGTGAACGAGCTGAAGAAGCGTGGCGTACGCGCCGAGGTCGACGCCAGTGACGACCGGATGCAGAAGAAGATCTTCAACCAGACGGCGCAGAAGGTTCCCTTCATGCTCCTCGCCGGCGAACGCGACGTCGAAGCCGGTGCCGTGAGCTTCCGATTCCGGGACGGCACTCAGGTCAACGGCGTCCCGGTGGAGCAGGCCATCACCGTCGTCACCGACTGGATCTCCCAGCGCAACAACGCATCACCGACCGCCGAGCTCGTGCAGACCGAACCCGCAGGAGTGAGCTGA
- a CDS encoding MaoC family dehydratase: MRTFTSPEQIKAAVGEDLGTSDWLQITQERVNTFADATGDHQWIHVDVERAKKESPFGAPIAHGFLSLSLVSMLNWQIYTIENTKLGINYGSNKVRFINPVKVGAHVRLQTTLVSVEEVSGGALQMVTAGTLQIEGEDKPALVAEIISRVVF; the protein is encoded by the coding sequence ATGCGCACTTTCACGTCACCAGAGCAGATCAAAGCGGCCGTCGGCGAAGACCTCGGCACCAGCGATTGGTTGCAGATCACCCAGGAACGGGTGAACACCTTCGCCGACGCCACCGGCGATCATCAGTGGATCCACGTCGACGTCGAGCGGGCGAAGAAGGAAAGCCCGTTCGGCGCACCTATCGCCCACGGATTTCTGAGCCTGTCCCTGGTGTCGATGCTCAACTGGCAGATCTACACCATCGAGAACACCAAGCTCGGAATCAACTACGGCTCCAACAAGGTTCGCTTCATCAACCCGGTGAAGGTCGGAGCCCACGTGCGTCTGCAGACCACCCTCGTCTCGGTCGAAGAGGTATCCGGCGGAGCACTGCAGATGGTGACGGCGGGAACGTTGCAGATCGAGGGCGAGGACAAGCCTGCACTCGTCGCCGAGATCATCTCTCGGGTCGTGTTCTGA